From Halichoerus grypus chromosome 6, mHalGry1.hap1.1, whole genome shotgun sequence, one genomic window encodes:
- the NTS gene encoding neurotensin/neuromedin N produces MIAGMKIQLACMILLAFSSWSLCSDSEEEMKALEADLLTNMHTSKISKASVSSWKMTLLNVCSFVNNLNSQAEETGEFREEELITRRKFPTALDGFSLEAMLTIYQLQKICHSRAFQQWELIQEDVLDAGNDKNEKEEVIKRKIPYILKRQLYENKPRRPYILKRGSYYY; encoded by the exons ATGATAGCAGGAATGAAAATCCAGCTGGCATGCATGATACTTCTGGCTTTCAGCTCTTGGAGTCTGTGCTCAG attcagaagaggaaatgaaagcatTAGAAGCAGATTTATTGACCAATATGCATACATCAAag ATCAGTAAAGCAAGCGTTTCTTCTTGGAAAATGACCCTGCTAAATGTTTGCAGTTTTGTAAATAACCTGAACAGCCAAGCCGAGGAAACAGGAGAGTTTCGTGAAGAGGAGCTTATTACAAGAAGGAAATTTCCCACTGCCTTAGATGGCTTTAGCTTGGAAGCAATGCTGACAATATACCAGCTCCAAAAAATCTGTCACAGCAGGGCCTTTCAACAATGGGAg TTAATTCAGGAAGATGTTCTTGATGCtggaaatgacaaaaatgaaaaggaagaagttataaagagaaaaatcccttACATTCTGAAACGGCAGCTGTATGAGAATAAACCCAGAAGACCTTACATACTCAAAAGAGGTTCTTACTACTACTGA